One Halobacterium zhouii genomic region harbors:
- a CDS encoding DEAD/DEAH box helicase: MSSDSDPPEHAPITARGLRETFPEYDDQLRHAETVSADDGDYVAPETVLRPTLADRFGDAVGDLFTHQAEALDRLDSGENVCVATSTASGKTYVYALQIARNHLADPESTALLVYPTKALSRDQEQELNAFFGDLGLDVTVRVYDGDTPQDNRKQIRETADVVITNFVGVNVYLGHHPRWHSFFSNCELLAIDESHTYTGVHGMHVAWTMRRLRRVLDHYESDPQMVCTSATIGNPGEHSERLTGHSFAVVDDDGSPRGKRDVAFWKPPVDESELGPEAAFEDFRAAQTNPVREASSVLAHLGLHDVQTLLFTRSRKNAELGAKYATDAASKHPRSGRVSVEPYHAGLGKQTRRGTEYQFKSDGLDGVASTNALELGIDIGSMDATILTGYPGTRQSFWQQVGRSGRGNADALSVFVARADAIDQYILDNPEYVLGDAIEDAVIGLENNPVYAQHVQCAAHERPLTEDDREWFDGERLDRAVEMWTDAGELTGDLSRSVRYTGAPRPQSEISMYTSSATQFDVRCRDGDIDMEPIDRERAYRDHHEGALFLHDGTQYEVVEFDEGAPNPSITVQAVRTNEYTETHSEKAVRGLEVEDSRDLGNGYRLAWGTGTVEIHYTHYQRKDIQSGRVSTSLQPTGLPPIELHTHLVWVEMPPSLQNTVLEAVTGETAESLTDGDVMEVFGGGLHGAEHGMIKLTPLELRMDKSDLGGLSTPVHEETGVPTWFIHDAVEGGLGFSKRIYEQAEQIARRTRERVDDCDCQGTGGCPACIMDSQCGNQNRYLHTEATVAVLDRVLDQF; the protein is encoded by the coding sequence ATGAGCTCAGATTCCGACCCGCCGGAGCACGCACCCATCACGGCCCGGGGTCTCCGGGAGACGTTCCCGGAGTACGACGACCAACTCCGGCACGCCGAAACCGTTTCCGCCGACGACGGCGACTACGTCGCGCCGGAGACGGTGCTCCGCCCGACGCTCGCCGACCGATTCGGCGACGCCGTCGGTGACCTGTTCACGCACCAGGCCGAGGCGCTCGACCGCCTCGATTCGGGCGAGAACGTCTGCGTCGCCACGTCGACGGCGTCGGGGAAGACCTACGTGTACGCCCTCCAGATCGCTCGCAACCACCTCGCAGACCCCGAGTCGACGGCGCTCCTGGTGTACCCGACGAAGGCCCTCTCCCGCGACCAGGAGCAGGAACTCAACGCGTTCTTCGGGGACCTCGGACTCGACGTCACCGTCCGCGTGTACGACGGCGACACGCCACAGGACAACCGGAAGCAGATCCGGGAGACGGCCGACGTCGTCATCACGAACTTCGTCGGCGTGAACGTCTACCTCGGGCATCACCCGCGCTGGCATTCGTTTTTCTCGAACTGCGAACTGCTCGCCATCGACGAGTCCCACACCTACACCGGCGTCCACGGGATGCACGTCGCGTGGACGATGCGCCGACTCAGGCGCGTCCTCGACCACTACGAGTCCGACCCGCAGATGGTCTGTACGTCCGCGACGATCGGGAACCCGGGCGAGCACTCCGAGCGCCTCACGGGGCACTCTTTCGCCGTCGTCGACGATGACGGGTCGCCGCGCGGCAAGCGGGACGTCGCGTTCTGGAAGCCGCCGGTCGACGAATCCGAACTCGGCCCCGAGGCGGCCTTCGAGGACTTCCGGGCGGCCCAGACGAACCCCGTTCGGGAGGCGAGTTCGGTGCTCGCCCACCTGGGACTGCACGACGTCCAGACGCTTCTGTTCACGCGCAGTCGGAAGAACGCGGAACTCGGCGCGAAGTACGCCACCGACGCGGCGAGCAAACACCCCCGATCCGGGCGCGTGAGCGTCGAACCGTACCACGCCGGCCTCGGGAAGCAGACGCGCCGCGGCACCGAGTACCAGTTCAAGAGCGACGGACTCGACGGCGTCGCGTCGACGAACGCGCTCGAACTCGGCATCGACATCGGGTCGATGGACGCCACCATCCTCACCGGCTACCCGGGGACGCGCCAGTCGTTCTGGCAGCAGGTCGGGCGCTCCGGGCGCGGGAACGCCGACGCGCTCTCGGTGTTCGTCGCGCGAGCGGACGCCATCGACCAGTACATCCTCGACAACCCCGAGTACGTCCTCGGGGACGCCATCGAGGACGCGGTCATCGGACTCGAGAACAACCCCGTGTACGCCCAGCACGTCCAGTGTGCCGCCCACGAACGACCACTGACCGAGGACGACCGGGAGTGGTTCGACGGGGAGCGACTCGACCGCGCCGTCGAGATGTGGACGGACGCAGGAGAACTCACCGGCGACCTGTCCCGGAGTGTCCGGTACACGGGCGCTCCGCGGCCGCAGTCCGAGATATCGATGTACACGTCGTCGGCCACGCAGTTCGACGTGCGGTGCCGGGACGGCGACATCGACATGGAGCCGATCGACCGGGAGCGCGCGTACCGCGACCACCACGAGGGCGCGCTCTTCTTGCACGACGGCACCCAGTACGAAGTCGTCGAGTTCGACGAGGGCGCGCCGAATCCGTCCATCACGGTCCAGGCGGTTCGGACGAACGAGTACACCGAGACCCACTCCGAGAAGGCCGTCCGGGGCCTCGAGGTCGAGGATTCACGCGACCTCGGAAACGGCTACCGGCTGGCGTGGGGGACGGGGACGGTCGAGATTCACTACACACACTACCAGCGCAAGGACATCCAGTCGGGGCGCGTGAGCACGTCACTCCAGCCGACTGGCCTCCCTCCGATCGAACTCCACACGCACCTCGTGTGGGTCGAGATGCCGCCGTCGCTCCAGAACACGGTTCTCGAGGCGGTCACCGGCGAGACCGCCGAGTCGCTCACGGACGGCGACGTCATGGAGGTGTTCGGTGGGGGACTGCACGGCGCCGAGCACGGCATGATCAAGCTCACGCCGCTCGAACTCCGGATGGACAAGTCCGACCTCGGCGGCCTGAGCACGCCCGTCCACGAGGAAACCGGCGTTCCGACGTGGTTCATCCACGACGCCGTCGAGGGCGGACTCGGATTCAGCAAACGCATCTACGAGCAGGCCGAACAGATTGCTCGGCGGACCCGCGAGCGCGTCGACGACTGCGACTGTCAGGGAACGGGCGGGTGTCCGGCCTGCATCATGGATTCGCAGTGTGGCAATCAGAACCGGTACCTGCACACCGAGGCGACGGTGGCGGTTCTCGACCGAGTTCTTGACCAGTTCTGA
- a CDS encoding acetate uptake transporter has protein sequence MPADTDTANPAPLGLVGFGLTTVLLSVYNAGFLQPDLELVVVPMAMAFGGTIQLFAGLLEYREGNTFGTTAFCSYGAFWWWFGLLVVFMHNGWIPSVSAQALGLALIMWGVFTTYMWVATFKLNWGLWSVFGLLSVTFFLLGFGDFLGIGGLVVAGGYVGILTGLDAMYVSFAEVTNWAWDREVVPLGSAPLESTTTENTSVQPTD, from the coding sequence ATGCCTGCAGACACCGACACAGCCAACCCCGCCCCGCTCGGCCTCGTGGGCTTCGGTCTGACGACCGTGCTGTTGAGCGTCTACAACGCCGGCTTCCTCCAGCCCGACCTCGAACTGGTGGTCGTCCCGATGGCGATGGCCTTCGGCGGCACCATCCAGTTGTTCGCGGGCCTCCTGGAGTACCGTGAGGGGAACACCTTCGGGACCACCGCGTTCTGTAGTTACGGCGCGTTCTGGTGGTGGTTCGGCCTGCTCGTCGTCTTCATGCACAACGGCTGGATTCCGTCCGTGAGCGCCCAGGCGCTCGGCCTCGCGCTCATCATGTGGGGCGTCTTCACGACGTACATGTGGGTCGCCACGTTCAAGCTCAACTGGGGGCTCTGGAGCGTCTTCGGCCTGCTGTCGGTGACGTTCTTCCTGCTCGGCTTCGGTGACTTCCTCGGCATCGGGGGGCTCGTCGTCGCCGGCGGCTACGTCGGCATCCTCACCGGCCTCGACGCCATGTACGTGAGCTTCGCCGAAGTCACGAACTGGGCGTGGGACCGCGAGGTCGTCCCTCTCGGGAGCGCTCCGCTCGAGTCGACGACCACCGAAAACACCTCCGTGCAGCCCACCGACTGA
- the acs gene encoding acetate--CoA ligase: MSQQPELEARLEDQNEFEPPESFVEQANVSDPSIYEEFDENWPECWEQAADLLDWSEEYDQVLDDSNPPFYEWFTGGSLNASQNCIDRHLEERGDEAAIEWVGEPTGEENRTYTYEDLHREVNEFAAALREMGVGEDDVVTMHMPMIPELPIAMLACARIGAPHSVVFAGFSASALAERMNAADSEYLVTANGYYRRGDALDHLEKANEGLEGVEHEVSDVVVKDRLGDDAHGHDLADNQHDYDELVAEHAGATVDPVERDAEDMLFLMYTSGTTGEPKGVKHTTGGYLAWNAWTSQAVLDIKPDDTYFCSADIGWITGHSYIVYGPLSLGTTTVMYEGTPDHPEQDRFWEIVDDLDVTQFYTAPTAIRAFMKWGAEYPDEHDLSSLRLLGTVGEPINPKAWKWYYKHIGDENCPIVDTWWQTETGGMMVTTLPGVNDMKPGSAGPPIPGNDVRVVDASGDEVSAGEAGYLTVEKPWPGMLRTLYQNDERFIQEYWAEYSDTDSDDPEDWVYFPEDGAKIDDDGYITVVGRVDDVVNVSGHRLGTMEIESAVVASEGVAEAAVVGADHEVKGEAVHAYVITEDGYDGGREMQDQIEQSVEDAIGPIARPESIVFTPELPKTRSGKIMRRLLEEIANGEDLGDTSTLRNPDVVEDIQQQVGSE, translated from the coding sequence ATGTCACAACAGCCAGAACTCGAAGCACGACTGGAAGACCAGAACGAGTTCGAACCCCCCGAGTCATTCGTCGAGCAGGCGAACGTCTCGGACCCGAGCATCTACGAGGAGTTCGACGAGAACTGGCCCGAGTGCTGGGAGCAGGCCGCCGACCTGCTCGACTGGAGCGAGGAGTACGACCAGGTACTCGACGACTCGAACCCGCCGTTCTACGAGTGGTTCACGGGTGGCAGCCTGAACGCCAGTCAGAACTGCATCGACCGGCATCTCGAGGAGCGCGGCGACGAGGCCGCCATCGAGTGGGTCGGCGAACCCACCGGCGAGGAGAATCGCACGTACACGTACGAGGACCTCCACCGCGAGGTCAACGAGTTCGCGGCGGCACTCCGCGAGATGGGCGTCGGCGAGGACGACGTCGTGACGATGCACATGCCGATGATTCCCGAGTTGCCCATCGCGATGCTGGCGTGTGCCCGCATCGGCGCACCTCACTCCGTCGTGTTCGCGGGGTTCTCCGCATCCGCACTCGCCGAACGCATGAACGCCGCGGATTCGGAGTACCTCGTCACCGCGAACGGCTACTACCGGCGCGGCGACGCCCTCGACCACCTGGAGAAGGCCAACGAGGGCCTCGAGGGCGTCGAACACGAGGTCTCGGACGTGGTGGTCAAGGACCGTCTCGGCGACGACGCACACGGCCACGACCTCGCGGATAACCAACACGACTACGACGAACTCGTAGCTGAGCACGCGGGCGCCACGGTCGACCCCGTCGAACGGGACGCCGAAGACATGCTCTTCCTCATGTACACCTCCGGAACGACCGGAGAGCCGAAAGGAGTCAAACACACGACCGGCGGCTACCTCGCGTGGAACGCGTGGACGAGCCAGGCCGTCCTCGACATCAAGCCCGATGACACCTACTTCTGCTCGGCCGACATCGGCTGGATCACCGGGCACTCCTACATCGTCTACGGCCCGCTCTCCCTCGGCACCACGACCGTGATGTACGAGGGCACACCGGACCACCCCGAGCAGGACCGCTTCTGGGAGATCGTGGACGACCTCGACGTCACGCAGTTCTACACCGCGCCGACGGCCATCCGCGCGTTCATGAAGTGGGGCGCGGAGTACCCCGACGAACACGACCTCTCGAGTCTCCGCCTCTTGGGCACCGTCGGCGAACCCATCAATCCGAAGGCCTGGAAGTGGTACTACAAGCACATCGGGGACGAGAACTGCCCCATCGTCGACACCTGGTGGCAGACCGAGACCGGCGGCATGATGGTCACCACACTCCCAGGCGTCAACGACATGAAACCCGGGTCCGCTGGTCCGCCGATTCCCGGAAACGACGTCCGCGTGGTGGACGCCAGCGGCGACGAAGTGTCCGCGGGCGAGGCCGGCTACCTGACGGTAGAGAAACCGTGGCCGGGGATGTTGCGCACGCTCTATCAGAACGACGAGCGATTCATCCAGGAGTACTGGGCGGAGTACTCGGACACCGACAGCGACGACCCCGAGGACTGGGTGTACTTCCCCGAGGACGGCGCGAAAATCGACGACGACGGCTACATCACGGTCGTCGGCCGCGTCGACGACGTCGTCAACGTCTCCGGGCACCGCCTCGGCACCATGGAGATCGAATCAGCCGTCGTGGCCTCCGAGGGCGTCGCGGAGGCCGCGGTCGTCGGCGCTGACCACGAGGTGAAAGGTGAGGCCGTCCACGCGTACGTCATCACGGAAGACGGCTACGACGGCGGCCGGGAGATGCAGGACCAGATCGAGCAGTCCGTAGAGGACGCCATCGGCCCCATCGCGCGCCCGGAGAGCATCGTATTCACGCCCGAGTTGCCGAAGACCCGCTCCGGGAAAATCATGCGCCGTCTCCTCGAAGAGATTGCGAACGGCGAGGACCTCGGGGACACGTCGACGCTCCGCAACCCGGACGTCGTCGAGGACATCCAGCAGCAAGTGGGGAGTGAGTGA
- a CDS encoding bacterio-opsin activator domain-containing protein, whose amino-acid sequence MPERLTGAQYERVRRAAETHREDLVVRLGGEVGLRPTEMARARPGDVVSHGDHYLLRVREADGTRNAFFPVSVEHELRKYATAANVGDDEELFDVTARRLQMLVREAGDRAGVDVSSYDLRRHFARSHLEDGVSPHVVQSVGGWDRLESLESLLDTPDRGDVVAAFTRGRSSERVERAVRSVADVGEALTAAGTREAVERAVVDTLVARDDFRFAVLAGCNSGFSRRAVAGISTERADDLLDGYDRAVVDDDDVRVREDGPAPAVVLVPLVYGERGRDLLVAGVETGVSDLERVLVDALGTQVEQALATAEHRRLLSPDTAVELEFRAGDESSLVAALSGDGDCRVSLSGTAPTNGAVVCFLVVEGGDATDAIEFLDGRDAVRDTRLVEDHGDGGFLEVVVAAGPVLTVVEQGGLVTGATADSGTATLTAEVSDEGGVRELVDGVVERFPDVTLAAKREVEQPVESDAAFRERLADRLTDRQASVLQAAYYGGYYEWPRGSTAEELADALDVSSPTLHNHLRKANQKLLTVFFDEQRGG is encoded by the coding sequence ATGCCGGAGCGGCTGACCGGAGCGCAGTACGAGCGCGTTCGTCGCGCGGCCGAGACCCACCGCGAGGACCTCGTGGTGCGTCTGGGCGGCGAGGTCGGACTCCGTCCGACCGAGATGGCTCGCGCTCGACCGGGCGACGTGGTGTCCCACGGCGACCACTACTTGCTCCGTGTTCGGGAGGCCGACGGGACGCGGAACGCGTTCTTCCCGGTCTCGGTCGAACACGAGTTGCGGAAGTACGCCACCGCCGCGAACGTCGGGGATGACGAGGAGTTGTTCGACGTGACCGCGCGGCGACTCCAGATGCTCGTCCGGGAGGCCGGCGACCGAGCGGGGGTCGACGTCTCCTCCTACGACCTTCGGCGGCACTTCGCGCGCTCACACCTCGAGGACGGCGTGTCCCCGCACGTGGTCCAATCGGTCGGCGGGTGGGACCGACTCGAGAGCCTCGAATCGCTGCTCGACACCCCGGATCGCGGAGATGTTGTGGCCGCGTTCACTCGCGGCAGGTCGTCCGAGCGCGTCGAACGGGCGGTTCGGTCCGTCGCCGACGTGGGCGAGGCACTCACGGCGGCCGGCACCCGGGAGGCCGTCGAGCGGGCGGTCGTAGACACTCTGGTCGCTCGCGACGACTTCCGGTTCGCTGTGCTCGCGGGTTGCAACAGTGGATTCTCGCGTCGCGCTGTCGCAGGCATCTCGACGGAGCGTGCTGACGACCTGCTGGATGGCTACGACCGAGCGGTCGTCGACGACGACGACGTCCGCGTTCGTGAGGACGGTCCGGCACCCGCTGTCGTCCTCGTCCCGCTCGTGTACGGTGAGCGGGGACGAGACCTCCTCGTCGCTGGTGTCGAGACCGGAGTGAGTGACCTCGAGCGAGTGCTGGTCGACGCGCTCGGCACGCAGGTCGAGCAGGCGCTCGCCACCGCCGAACACCGCCGCCTGCTGTCCCCCGATACGGCCGTCGAACTGGAGTTCCGGGCGGGCGACGAGAGCAGCCTCGTGGCGGCGCTGTCCGGCGACGGCGACTGCCGGGTCTCGCTGTCCGGGACGGCCCCGACGAACGGAGCCGTCGTCTGTTTCCTCGTCGTCGAAGGTGGCGACGCCACCGACGCGATCGAGTTCCTCGACGGTCGGGACGCCGTCCGCGATACTCGACTGGTCGAGGATCACGGCGACGGCGGATTCCTCGAGGTGGTCGTCGCGGCCGGCCCCGTGTTGACAGTCGTCGAGCAGGGTGGCCTGGTGACGGGGGCGACTGCCGACAGCGGAACGGCGACGCTCACGGCCGAGGTTTCGGACGAAGGGGGCGTCCGCGAACTGGTTGACGGGGTGGTCGAGCGGTTCCCAGACGTGACCCTCGCTGCCAAACGCGAGGTGGAACAGCCGGTCGAGTCGGACGCGGCGTTCCGGGAGCGACTGGCCGACCGCCTGACTGACCGACAGGCGTCGGTGCTACAGGCGGCGTACTACGGTGGCTACTACGAGTGGCCTCGCGGTTCGACGGCCGAGGAACTCGCCGACGCGCTCGACGTCTCCTCCCCCACGCTCCACAACCACCTCCGGAAGGCCAACCAGAAACTGCTCACCGTCTTCTTCGACGAGCAACGCGGGGGCTAA
- a CDS encoding acetate--CoA ligase, protein MADGERVTPPEWFVEQANVRESPREAFEREWPDAWERAANLLSWDREYDDIFDAGPPYAWFPGGRLNACYNCVDRHLEERKNQVAIAWEGQLGERRTYTYLDLYREVNEFAAALRDIGVEEDDVVTTYLPVVPELPIAMLACARIGAVHNVVFADFSADALANRMRRADSEHLVTCDGYYPGGGAVDQKSKADNACLSLDADVESVVVDRLSNDTHLGDCYAYDDLLERHAGAEVEPVAREATDRLFRIYTSGTTGQPKAVDHTTGGYLAQVAWTTRSVLDVKPGDTYWCGADVSWITGHSYVVYGPLALGTTPLLVEGAMESLGQGRPWELVERHSVDVLYTSPTAIRAFMKRGTDGPANHDLSSLRLLGSVGEPLDSTVWEWYREHVGGGECPVVDTWWQTETGAILLATLPGVDDMEPGAVGPPLPGVNVEVVDDRGETVGRGDSGYLTITRPWPAMPQSVRTGDGWADRPPGADWRYYPDDRARVTDDGYVAVLGRTDDVVNVGGRRFSTLELESAIVAVDGIAEAAVIVGNHYEKGRAIHAYVSPEHDYPVAAENLRERARSAVESVVGTSAPETVVFTPELPKTRSGKIMRRLLISVANGESLGDTSALRNPEVVGELRNDATDE, encoded by the coding sequence ATGGCAGACGGCGAGCGCGTCACCCCACCGGAATGGTTCGTCGAGCAGGCGAACGTCCGCGAGTCCCCCCGAGAGGCGTTCGAGCGGGAGTGGCCGGACGCGTGGGAGCGGGCGGCGAACCTGCTCTCGTGGGACCGCGAGTACGACGACATCTTCGACGCAGGGCCACCGTACGCGTGGTTCCCCGGGGGGCGCCTGAACGCGTGTTACAACTGCGTCGACCGCCACCTCGAGGAGCGGAAGAACCAGGTCGCTATCGCGTGGGAGGGGCAACTCGGCGAGCGCCGGACGTACACGTACCTCGATCTGTACCGCGAGGTCAACGAGTTCGCGGCGGCGCTCCGCGACATCGGCGTCGAGGAGGACGACGTCGTGACGACGTACCTTCCGGTGGTTCCGGAACTCCCCATCGCGATGCTGGCGTGCGCTCGCATCGGTGCCGTGCACAACGTCGTGTTCGCGGATTTCTCGGCTGACGCGCTGGCGAACCGGATGCGTCGCGCGGACTCGGAGCACCTCGTCACGTGCGACGGCTACTACCCGGGGGGTGGGGCAGTCGACCAGAAGAGCAAGGCCGACAACGCCTGCCTCTCACTGGACGCGGACGTGGAGTCGGTCGTCGTGGACCGCCTCAGCAACGACACGCATCTCGGCGACTGTTACGCCTACGACGACCTCCTGGAGCGCCACGCCGGCGCGGAGGTCGAACCGGTGGCCAGGGAGGCGACCGACCGCCTGTTTCGCATCTACACCTCCGGCACGACGGGTCAGCCGAAGGCGGTCGACCACACGACGGGCGGGTATCTCGCGCAGGTGGCGTGGACGACTCGGTCAGTCCTCGACGTGAAACCCGGTGACACGTACTGGTGTGGGGCTGACGTGAGCTGGATCACGGGGCACTCCTACGTCGTCTACGGGCCGCTCGCGCTCGGGACGACGCCGCTGCTCGTGGAGGGAGCGATGGAGTCGCTCGGCCAGGGACGCCCGTGGGAACTCGTCGAACGGCACTCCGTGGACGTCCTCTACACGTCCCCGACGGCGATTCGCGCGTTCATGAAGCGGGGCACGGATGGGCCCGCGAACCACGACCTGTCGAGTCTCCGGTTGCTGGGCAGCGTCGGTGAGCCCCTCGATTCGACCGTCTGGGAGTGGTATCGCGAGCACGTCGGCGGGGGCGAGTGCCCCGTCGTGGACACGTGGTGGCAGACGGAGACGGGGGCGATTCTCCTCGCGACGCTTCCGGGCGTCGACGACATGGAACCGGGGGCTGTCGGGCCGCCGCTCCCGGGTGTGAACGTCGAGGTCGTCGACGACCGCGGGGAGACTGTCGGTCGCGGTGACAGCGGGTATCTCACCATCACGCGTCCGTGGCCGGCGATGCCGCAGTCCGTCCGCACGGGTGATGGGTGGGCCGACCGGCCGCCGGGCGCGGACTGGCGGTACTACCCGGACGACCGCGCTCGCGTGACCGACGACGGGTACGTCGCCGTGCTCGGGCGCACTGACGACGTCGTCAACGTCGGCGGCCGGCGGTTCTCGACGCTCGAGTTGGAGTCCGCCATCGTGGCGGTCGACGGCATCGCGGAGGCGGCGGTCATCGTCGGCAACCACTACGAGAAGGGGCGGGCGATCCACGCGTACGTCAGCCCCGAGCACGATTACCCCGTGGCAGCGGAGAACCTCCGCGAGCGCGCTCGTTCGGCCGTCGAGTCCGTCGTCGGCACGTCCGCTCCCGAGACGGTGGTGTTCACGCCCGAGTTGCCGAAGACGCGTTCGGGGAAGATCATGCGTCGACTGCTCATCTCGGTCGCTAACGGCGAGTCGCTGGGCGACACGTCGGCGCTCCGGAACCCGGAGGTCGTCGGTGAACTCCGGAACGACGCGACCGACGAATGA
- a CDS encoding pyridoxamine 5'-phosphate oxidase family protein, with translation MAETVPEAAEELLTSEPLVAHLGTCHDDRPHVAPVWYTYSDGVVEIATTGRKLANLRRNPRVALSVQKAEDGHPKWGVTLQGAASVVEDDGAAREILHRINRKYGADEDAWSENTSVRIDVHTVEYWRY, from the coding sequence ATGGCCGAGACTGTGCCCGAGGCGGCAGAGGAACTGCTCACCAGCGAACCGCTCGTCGCGCACCTCGGGACGTGCCACGACGACCGGCCCCACGTTGCCCCGGTGTGGTACACTTACTCCGATGGCGTCGTCGAGATCGCGACGACCGGGCGCAAACTGGCGAACCTCCGGCGGAATCCGCGCGTCGCGCTCTCCGTGCAGAAGGCCGAGGACGGCCACCCGAAGTGGGGCGTGACGCTCCAGGGGGCGGCGTCTGTCGTCGAGGACGACGGGGCGGCCCGAGAGATACTCCACCGCATCAATCGGAAGTACGGCGCCGACGAGGACGCGTGGTCCGAGAACACGTCCGTCCGCATCGACGTCCACACCGTGGAGTACTGGAGGTACTGA
- the cca gene encoding CCA tRNA nucleotidyltransferase, which translates to MSDFDAVVERVRGRVDPTAEERRALAGAVERLAERARAAIADLPVEADVVQVGSTARGTWVAGDRDIDLFVRFPADLPRGDLEEYGLEVGNAVLPEGREEYAEHPYVKGSFEGYDVDLVPCYRVEDATQIQSAVDRTPFHNAYLEARLDDDLAGDVRLFKQFLKGIGAYGSDLRTQGFSGYLTELLVLAYSGFRETLEAIREWGRPVVLDPEDHAEATFDDPLVVVDPTDPERNVAAVVSATNVARVQHHAREFLAAPSEDAFEAETPEPVDVDGVREHLDRRGATPLAVVFDAPDLVDDQLYPQLYRSRDGLVRGLESRGFSVLRAATWADERAVLFVELDVAELPRIERHEGPPVHVPGHAEGFYEKYADADAYGPFVEDGRYVVEREREVQTARQFATDYLDEVALGAHVESIVERGDYDVLVGEDVSGLASEFGVELARYFDPAV; encoded by the coding sequence ATGAGCGACTTCGACGCGGTCGTCGAGCGCGTTCGGGGGCGCGTCGACCCGACGGCCGAAGAGCGGCGGGCGCTCGCTGGCGCGGTCGAGCGGCTGGCCGAGCGAGCGCGCGCCGCCATCGCGGACCTCCCGGTGGAGGCGGACGTGGTGCAGGTCGGGAGTACGGCGCGCGGGACGTGGGTGGCTGGCGACCGCGACATCGACCTGTTCGTGCGGTTTCCGGCGGACCTGCCGCGGGGAGATCTCGAGGAGTACGGTCTGGAGGTCGGGAACGCTGTGCTGCCGGAGGGGCGCGAGGAGTACGCCGAACACCCCTACGTGAAGGGGTCCTTCGAGGGGTACGATGTCGACCTGGTGCCGTGCTATCGGGTCGAGGACGCCACCCAGATCCAGTCGGCGGTCGACCGCACGCCGTTCCACAACGCGTACCTCGAAGCCAGGCTGGACGACGACCTGGCGGGCGACGTCCGCCTGTTCAAGCAGTTCCTGAAGGGAATCGGCGCGTACGGCAGCGACCTCCGGACGCAGGGGTTCTCGGGCTACCTCACGGAACTGCTCGTGCTGGCGTACAGCGGGTTCCGGGAGACGCTCGAAGCGATCCGGGAGTGGGGGCGCCCCGTCGTGCTCGACCCCGAGGACCACGCCGAAGCGACGTTCGACGACCCGCTCGTGGTCGTCGACCCGACGGACCCGGAGCGCAACGTCGCGGCGGTCGTCTCGGCGACGAACGTCGCGCGCGTCCAGCACCACGCCCGCGAGTTCCTCGCAGCCCCCAGCGAGGACGCGTTCGAGGCGGAGACCCCGGAACCGGTCGATGTCGACGGCGTTCGCGAGCACCTCGACCGGCGAGGGGCGACGCCGCTCGCGGTGGTGTTCGACGCCCCGGACCTCGTGGACGACCAGCTCTACCCGCAGCTCTACCGCTCGCGGGACGGCCTCGTCCGCGGTCTCGAATCCCGCGGGTTCTCGGTACTCCGCGCGGCGACGTGGGCCGACGAGCGCGCGGTCCTGTTCGTGGAACTCGACGTCGCGGAACTCCCCCGTATCGAGCGCCACGAAGGGCCACCTGTTCACGTCCCCGGACACGCCGAGGGGTTCTACGAGAAGTACGCGGACGCCGACGCCTACGGGCCGTTCGTCGAGGACGGGCGGTACGTCGTGGAGCGCGAGCGCGAGGTGCAGACTGCCCGCCAGTTCGCCACCGACTACCTCGACGAGGTGGCGCTTGGCGCGCACGTCGAATCCATCGTGGAGCGCGGCGACTACGACGTGCTCGTCGGCGAGGATGTCAGCGGACTCGCGAGCGAGTTCGGCGTCGAACTCGCACGCTACTTCGATCCGGCGGTGTAA